Proteins from one Thalassophryne amazonica chromosome 20, fThaAma1.1, whole genome shotgun sequence genomic window:
- the vps28 gene encoding vacuolar protein sorting-associated protein 28 homolog: MFHGISVTGGVGGAPANKPELYEEVKLYKNAREREKYDNMAELFAVVKTLQALEKAYIKDCVKPNEYTAFCSRLLVQYKAAFKQVQGSDVGSIDDFCRKYRLDCPLAMERIKEDRPITIKDDKGNLNRCIADIVSLFITVMDKLRLEIRAMDEIQPDLRELMETMNRMSNIPPDFEAKDKVNLWLTTLSSMSASDELDDSQVRQMLFDLESAYNAFNRFLHSS; this comes from the exons ATGTTCCATGGGATTTCAGTTACAGGAGGTGTAGGAGGAG CACCGGCCAACAAACCGGAGTTATATGAG GAAGTGAAATTATACAAAAATGCAAGAGAACGAGAGAA GTATGATAACATGGCAGAGCTGTTTGCTGTGGTCAAGACTCTTCAGGCTCTGGAGAAAGCTTACATCAAAGACTGTGTCAAACCTAATGA GTACACTGCATTTTGCTCCAGACTCTTGGTTCAGTATAAGGCTGCTTTCAAACAGGTGCAGGGGTCCGATGTGGGCTCCATCGATGACTTCTGCAGAAAGTACAGA CTTGACTGCCCACTAGCCATGGAAAGAATAAAGGAAGATCGACCGATTACCATTAAGGATGACAAAGGAAACCTGAACCGCTGCATTGCAGATATCGTTTCT CTCTTCATTACTGTGATGGACAAGCTAAGATTGGAGATCAGAGCAATGGATGAG ATCCAACCAGATTTAAGAGAGCTGATGGAAACCATGAACAGAATGAGCAACATACCCCCAGACTTTGAGGCCAAGGACAAAGTCAACCTCTG GTTGACCACCCTCAGCAGCATGTCCGCGTCAGACGAGCTGGACGACAGTCAGGTGCGTCAGATGCTGTTTGATCTGGAGTCGGCCTACAATGCCTTCAACCGCTTCCTCCACTCCTCATAA